The Phlebotomus papatasi isolate M1 chromosome 3, Ppap_2.1, whole genome shotgun sequence genomic sequence GGATAATTTTGTGATGGATTGAACATTATCAACATAATATAACTTTCCGCATTTGATTTGGCCTAGAATATTTCAAACAATTCCATACTTCATGGTGAGCCcagaatgaataaaatttcacaagaacTATTATTtactactaaaaaaaatttcataaagaggATTTAAGGGAATACAAAAAGGTAATTACTtactaaaaaatgtaaaattttcactaaatttcacTTCGAAAGTACAAATCGACAGCTCTAGAGGTGTCGATAAATTAATGGCGAGAATTATCGATAGTAGCGACAAAAAATGCAAGTTATCATCTCGATTGTCCATAATCGACACTCCACAGTAGCGATGGGACAATTAGAcagagttatcatttcaccccagaTTGTTAGGGCTagtcctagttttcgaaatatttttgattaaagttccTAAAAAGGttgatttttccatgttttctgacatatatgagactacagcgcccctggtgtcagttgtacgaactgcATCTATCCAAaggattatcgggcatgtaaagaaGAACAGGAGGGGCCTCGGTAGCTCAATGGACAAAGTATTGGCTTCGTGACGCAGAGGCgctcggttcgatccttgatcgaagcgcgtccggtgaataattggaaaacagtttttcactatccttaaaagctacaaactgaacgcaaaaatatcaagaaggaagtatgataaaaagataagggagcaaaaaagaaaaataataggaAGAGATAAACGGAACaaacatatgagaaaaaaagaaacagatggaactcgtatgtaaataagagtgtgcgaaatggctatatggacctgattgagtctgacagccaaaacgtaaaacaagagagagagaaataaatcggttcagcagaatcggagatataggcacccaagtatcaaaaagcggtaaaaacggttttgcctagattccaggcgcaaaacaaaatgaaatcaaaatgataagtattttcgtaaatcatttgaccctagcaatagaaaaaatagcatgagaacccagggacaaaatcactgttgcacagtgttatgaaGTTACATATTATTGAATTTAaccatttatttaattaaaagttttccCTAAATATCCCCCTTTCCTGAATCTTACATAGTGTTGCCCAGGCTCGATACCAAAATATTGCCCAACAATgtaaatatgtatgtatatcGTGATTGCAGGttattttaaggaaaaaatgtaggtttttaaagtttttcgtCGGGTGTGTAGCTGCTAAGGATGATTCATATGGACAGTTTCAAATTTGAACTTTCCATAATTTTCTGCACTAGCATAGTGCTCGTATCTCCTAATAAAACTCTTTGTATTTTCCTCAATATGGTacaaatgtactaaaaatataaaacataacctcaattttatatacaaccaatcaaaaaaattgtaaacaaattgCGTTAAGCTAAAAGTGCAGATTGCTCAAGAATGCAAAGTGCATGCAGATTGTGCCTCGCTAAGGATTGTAcaataaaatctattttcgCTTATGAAGATCAAAAAAGTCGCCACAATGATTTGCAGGCGCTAATAAAAGAGGCAACAGGAATACAGGTAGTAATGGAAGTAATTTTCCAGGAGAGACAATTAAAATTGATGACAATTTTTAATGCAGATCTTGGAAGATGATCTGGTAAAAGGACTTTGTGGTGCTTGTGCCGGAATGATAGTCACTGTGGTTAAATTTAGGAGGAAATGTCATAGAATCAATGATTTTATGAAGAGTATGAAAGTATCTCTTGAGAAAGTCAAGAAAGATGATATCAGGGAGCCTAAACCTATTGAAGTAGAGCCCATCAGCCTTCAGACGGAAAGGCCCAAAGAAGCTCCAAGTCTGCCCAATACAGTTCCACAGGATGTCAATCATGAAATCCCAGCAGTTGGGAAGAGGCGTCGGAAATTTTATTCCCGAAAGGGCATACCATCAAATGATCCAGGATTGTGTGATATTTGTGGGGGCCACTTTAGCTACCTGAGATCCCACAAACTCATTCATCAGGAATACCTTAAATATTCCTGTGAGATTTGTGGTAGGAGATTCCGCAATGTTGGTAATTTCCGGCTGCACAAATTGCGCCACAAAGAACCCAGATTTTCTTGTCATACCTGTGGAAAAATGTTCTACATCAAACCCAAGCTTCTGAGGCACTTGATGACACATACTGGAGAGAGACCTCATGCCTGTACTCTCTGTGAGaaaaaattcagagaaaaaagaCACCTACAGATCCACTTCCGGATACACACGGGAGAAAAGCCACATGCTTGTAGTATTTGCGATGCTAGATTCACAACTAGTGCAGGAGTGGCTCAGCATAAGAAGCACAATCACCGGTGAAGATCGAGATCTTGCTGTATCATCAAACTCATAAATTCGAGCATTCTACAAAGTCTTTTTATACTTAATAATTTCTTCTTAATTCATTTCCGGTTTCTAACCGATTGAGGTcttgtatatttttttgcaaaacatcATGGAACTCGGATAATGGGATGAGGTTGTAAGTCCTATgccccatggaatcaagtgcagtgaagcacactggatgcaattcgaacacctttaacgtcagaaaaattcctgatgacctaaaggggattcgaacccgggacacttgcatcatagagcgagtgctctactactCATTGAGTGCCCTTGCCAAATATAACTGCCATATTATTAGTTTGCAGTTATAAATGACTCAATAGCCAATAAAGCCTGCCCATTTTGCAGCAATTTTCTCCAAGTAGTATGGAATATCGCAAATAAAGAGTATTTAGTACCCATATAAAAACACGTCTATACAATTAGCGCATATATAAGTCGTGCTAATTGCACAAAGAACATGACTTTGTACAGATTTAGATTTCTTACttaccgaatttgatttttttacttcccatttttgatttgtttacttgccatttttgattttttaacttaccattttagatttttacttgccatttttattcatttattttgtagtataatttttaaatttagaattgaACTTCAGTTAACTTCAGATTCTAGTCGGCgctttggtcaaaaaaaatcgtCAATAATTATGGTAGATGGCGATGATGGCACTCGCTggtgaaaaaaacaaaagagaaggtgctaaaataaattgaaatctttaaaaaagtgtttaaaCTGCAACttacttgatttttttacttaccattttagattttttaaattatcattttagatttttttacttgccattttagtttttttacttaccagtttagatttttttacttatcattttagatttctttttacataccatttgtgaattttttacttacccttttagattttttaactTACCAATTGCTTTGTTACTTACCTATTTTGATtctttacttaccatttttgatttttttacttaccaaatttctttttttttacttaccaattttgaatttttacttaccaattttgaatttttacctaCCAATTTTGCTTTTCTACTTACCGAATTTAcaattttacttaccattcCACCATTTAACTTATCGAACACTgcaagagaaatccgaaaatgttaaaataccattccagaaatgtttattttaccct encodes the following:
- the LOC129807939 gene encoding zinc finger protein 493-like, whose amino-acid sequence is MQSACRLCLAKDCTIKSIFAYEDQKSRHNDLQALIKEATGIQILEDDLVKGLCGACAGMIVTVVKFRRKCHRINDFMKSMKVSLEKVKKDDIREPKPIEVEPISLQTERPKEAPSLPNTVPQDVNHEIPAVGKRRRKFYSRKGIPSNDPGLCDICGGHFSYLRSHKLIHQEYLKYSCEICGRRFRNVGNFRLHKLRHKEPRFSCHTCGKMFYIKPKLLRHLMTHTGERPHACTLCEKKFREKRHLQIHFRIHTGEKPHACSICDARFTTSAGVAQHKKHNHR